A genome region from Sphingobacteriaceae bacterium GW460-11-11-14-LB5 includes the following:
- a CDS encoding AraC family transcriptional regulator, translating into MTSPAEILPGVIFYSYLSAQRKEKVCFWNHHTLVLQVSGQFTLETSGQNLSMTGGEVLLIGKNQLGTLTKTPLPGGNYETIVISLQEELLRKIVLEEKLTADQKYIGPPNILIPSNEFLKGYFQSIIPYARSSGATMTDEMGILKVKEGIKLLLLALPALRNFLFDFSEQHKIDLEKFMLSNYHFNVPIEKFAQLTGRSLAGFKRDFLKTFGVPPRHWLQDKRLREAKHLIESKHQKPSAIYLDLGFESLSHFSHAFKKKFGMAPTALNA; encoded by the coding sequence ATGACCAGTCCAGCAGAAATCCTCCCCGGTGTCATCTTTTATTCATACCTCTCGGCCCAGCGGAAAGAGAAAGTGTGTTTCTGGAACCACCATACCCTGGTACTGCAGGTTTCGGGACAGTTTACCTTAGAAACCTCCGGTCAAAACCTTTCGATGACCGGAGGCGAAGTACTGCTGATTGGCAAAAACCAGCTGGGCACGCTCACCAAAACACCGCTGCCCGGAGGGAACTATGAAACCATCGTGATATCGTTGCAGGAAGAACTCTTACGTAAGATCGTATTGGAAGAAAAGTTAACGGCAGACCAGAAATACATCGGTCCGCCCAATATCCTGATTCCATCAAATGAATTCCTGAAAGGCTATTTTCAATCGATTATTCCCTATGCCCGAAGCTCGGGCGCCACCATGACCGATGAAATGGGCATTTTGAAAGTGAAAGAAGGCATTAAATTGCTGTTACTTGCCCTGCCGGCATTGCGAAACTTTTTGTTCGACTTTTCTGAACAGCATAAAATCGACCTGGAAAAGTTTATGCTGAGCAACTATCATTTTAATGTGCCCATCGAAAAATTCGCCCAGCTGACGGGTCGCAGCCTGGCCGGTTTCAAACGTGATTTTCTGAAAACATTCGGTGTTCCACCCCGTCATTGGCTGCAGGATAAACGGCTAAGGGAAGCCAAACACCTCATTGAAAGCAAACACCAGAAACCTTCTGCCATTTATCTCGATCTGGGCTTCGAAAGCTTGTCGCATTTCTCGCATGCCTTCAAAAAGAAGTTTGGTATGGCACCTACGGCGCTAAATGCGTAA
- a CDS encoding 6-phosphogluconate dehydrogenase codes for MKAFLGTGLLGTGFIKAMLRRGEAVQVWNRTASKAQALETDGAKALENVVEAVKGATVIHLTLKDDAIVNEVLAAASKGFSPGITIIDHTTTSVEGAIERTAQWKRNGFTYLHAPVFMGPPNALEGTGNMLVSGDQAVIAHLEPELAKMTGKLINFGPEEGKAAGIKLIGNLFLISLTAGLADALGLAKALGIDSGEVASLFSSWNPGAGVPARFDKIRAGDFKHPSWELDMARKDAGLMIDAAKENGVNLTVLPAVITQMDNWIAKGHGSDDWSVIAKDNL; via the coding sequence ATGAAAGCATTTTTGGGAACCGGCCTTTTGGGAACGGGTTTTATTAAAGCCATGCTGCGCCGTGGCGAAGCGGTACAGGTATGGAACAGGACTGCATCAAAAGCACAGGCATTGGAAACGGATGGCGCAAAAGCATTAGAAAATGTGGTTGAGGCGGTAAAAGGTGCAACTGTTATCCACCTTACCCTGAAGGATGATGCAATCGTAAATGAAGTACTGGCCGCTGCCAGCAAAGGTTTTTCGCCGGGCATCACCATTATCGACCATACCACAACCTCAGTGGAAGGCGCAATCGAAAGAACGGCACAGTGGAAACGTAATGGTTTTACTTATCTGCATGCGCCGGTATTTATGGGACCGCCAAATGCACTGGAAGGAACCGGGAACATGCTCGTGTCGGGCGATCAGGCTGTTATTGCGCATCTTGAACCTGAACTGGCCAAAATGACTGGTAAACTGATTAATTTTGGTCCTGAAGAAGGAAAAGCAGCCGGCATAAAGCTCATCGGTAACCTTTTTCTCATCTCGCTTACTGCAGGACTTGCTGATGCCCTTGGATTGGCCAAAGCCCTCGGCATTGATTCTGGAGAAGTGGCCTCACTGTTTAGCTCATGGAATCCTGGTGCAGGTGTTCCTGCCAGGTTCGATAAAATAAGGGCAGGGGATTTTAAACATCCCTCCTGGGAACTCGATATGGCACGTAAGGATGCCGGCCTGATGATAGATGCTGCAAAAGAAAATGGCGTAAACCTTACCGTTCTGCCTGCCGTTATAACACAAATGGATAACTGGATTGCAAAAGGCCATGGCTCGGATGACTGGAGTGTAATCGCTAAGGATAACCTCTGA
- a CDS encoding aldo/keto reductase, translating to MNNITKIQLGQNGPFVSKLGLGCMRMSSIWGGATPNEAESIATIHEALDRGINFLNTGDFYGAGHNEMLIGKAIKDRLDEAFISVKFGAIFHNGQWLGLDLRPLAIKNFINYSLTRLGIETIDLYQPCRMDDSVPVEDIIGTVADLIKEGKVRHIGVSEITADQLRKANNTHPISALEIGYSLADRQIESELLPAAKELGIAVVAFANTAEGLLTGEMKAPLAANDYHSHFSRFQGENLVHNLEKVEVLKQMARDKGCTPTQLAIAWVKEQGDHIMPLVSMSRRSRLPENLKAMDIVFSPQEMNTLNTTFAIGAIRGGTYLQR from the coding sequence ATGAACAACATCACAAAAATTCAGTTGGGTCAGAATGGCCCCTTCGTATCTAAACTTGGTTTGGGTTGCATGCGGATGTCTTCTATTTGGGGTGGTGCTACACCCAATGAAGCAGAAAGCATAGCTACCATTCACGAGGCACTAGATCGTGGCATTAATTTTTTAAACACAGGCGACTTTTACGGTGCCGGACATAATGAAATGTTAATTGGCAAAGCGATTAAAGATCGGCTCGATGAGGCCTTTATCAGCGTAAAGTTTGGTGCCATCTTTCACAACGGCCAGTGGCTGGGATTAGATCTGCGACCTTTGGCGATCAAAAATTTTATCAATTACTCGCTAACGCGTTTGGGTATCGAAACCATCGACCTCTATCAGCCTTGCCGAATGGACGACAGCGTGCCCGTAGAAGACATCATCGGAACGGTTGCCGACCTGATTAAAGAAGGTAAAGTGCGTCACATCGGCGTGTCTGAAATTACCGCTGATCAGCTTCGTAAAGCAAACAATACTCACCCCATCAGTGCGCTCGAAATTGGTTATTCGCTGGCCGACCGTCAGATCGAAAGCGAACTGCTGCCGGCAGCAAAAGAACTGGGCATTGCCGTAGTTGCCTTTGCCAATACCGCAGAAGGTTTATTAACCGGTGAAATGAAAGCACCGCTTGCAGCGAACGATTACCATAGCCATTTCTCCCGTTTTCAGGGCGAAAATCTGGTTCATAACCTCGAAAAAGTAGAAGTCTTGAAACAAATGGCCCGGGATAAAGGCTGTACACCTACGCAGCTGGCCATTGCCTGGGTAAAGGAACAGGGTGATCACATCATGCCTCTGGTGAGCATGAGTCGCAGATCGCGTTTACCTGAAAATCTTAAAGCAATGGATATTGTATTTAGCCCGCAGGAAATGAATACTTTAAATACTACTTTTGCAATAGGTGCCATACGTGGTGGTACTTACTTACAACGCTAA
- a CDS encoding CusA/CzcA family heavy metal efflux RND transporter yields MLNRIIQFSIRQKLLVGIMMLALIAWGIYSLRQLPIDALPDITNNQVQIITSSPSNGAEDIERFVTYPVEQTMATIPGIEEIRSFSRFGLSVVTVVFKEDVEIYWARQQVSERLAEVERAIPKGIGTPEVAPLTTGLGEIYQYVIHPKKGYEKKYDATELRTIQDWIVRRQLLGVEGIADVSSFGGYLKQYEIALNPDKLRSMDISISDIFKALEKNNQNTGGSYIDKKPNAYFIRSEGLIKSIADIENIVVRTNENSIPVLIRNVAEVRIGAATRYGAMTRNDQGEVVGAVVMMLKGANSSKVIANVKTRMDQIAKNLPEGVVIEPFLDRTKLVNSAIGTVTKNLAEGALIVIFVLVLLLGNFRAGLIVASVIPLAMLFAVCLMNLFGVSGNLMSLGAIDFGLIVDGAVIIVEASLHHLGIRKNKNRLSQQEMDTEIFESASKIRNSAAFGEIIILIVYLPILALVGIEGKMFRPMAQTVAFAILGAFILSLTYVPMMSALFLNKTISTKRNISDKIMSFFQRVYTPMLNFALRVRVAVVGIAIGLFVICLIIFNYLGAEFIPTLEEGDFAVETRVLTGSSLSQTIEASTRAAKVLKANFPEVKEVIGKIGSSEIPTDPMPVEACDLIIILKDKGDWTNASTRDELAEKMQAKLEQYIPGVTFGFQQPIQMRFNELMTGARQDVVIKVYGEDFSKLSGYASKIGAIAGKIEGAEDVYVEQASGLPQVIIKFHREKIAQFGLNIEDVNTAIRSGFAGEVAGLVFEGEKRFDMVVRLEKENRQSLEDVKNLFVTAPNGNQIPLEQLADIEYKEGPNQIQRDDAKRRITVGFNVRGRDVESIVKEIQQKIDAEVKFSPGYYPTFGGTFENLQAATKRLGIAVPLALLLILLLLYLTFSSIKHALLIFTAIPLSAIGGVFALWARAMPFSISAGIGFIALFGVAVLNGIVLISEFNRLKKEGMKDMLEIIKTGTSVRLRPVIMTALVASLGFLPMAISGGSGAEVQRPLATVVIGGLISATLLTLLVLPVLYIWVEKIGRKKIKITPVAGIMVLFVVLFGLQPANAQTALTLEQAVSSALENNKAISGANLGVGLQQALRKSAFEMPKTEVSMLYGQYNSLVKNDNNFTVSQSIPFPTLFAANAALGDERIKAGQLQVASGKNELIFQVKTVYTNLQYLYSKEKLLLGQDSIYKGFVKSASLKYKTGEGNLLEKVAAETQLKEVQNLLDQNQSDIEIYTAQMATLLGRNGAPLIADKFLKETPEVSIGDTALLNENPAIAYFRQQIVIAEKQRKVELAKALPDFTLGYFNQSLTGFQNVNGNDVFFGRDKRFQGFQVGLSVPLFYRSHAAKAKAALINRDMASNDLELQQRKLTGQYQQALGEYLKNRKRYDYFLTSALANAALILKNSRIAYQNGEIGYSEYLLNLKQANGIYEGRLMALLQLSQSINQIEFLTGNHQSL; encoded by the coding sequence ATGCTGAACAGAATAATACAATTCTCCATCAGGCAGAAACTGCTGGTGGGAATTATGATGCTGGCGCTGATTGCCTGGGGAATCTATTCTCTGCGGCAATTGCCCATAGATGCGCTTCCCGATATTACCAATAACCAGGTCCAGATCATTACTTCCTCGCCAAGCAACGGCGCAGAGGATATTGAGCGCTTTGTAACCTATCCGGTAGAACAAACCATGGCCACCATTCCCGGAATAGAAGAAATCCGTTCCTTTAGCAGGTTCGGACTTTCTGTTGTAACGGTGGTATTTAAGGAAGATGTAGAGATTTACTGGGCGCGCCAACAGGTAAGTGAAAGACTTGCCGAAGTAGAAAGGGCCATTCCGAAAGGCATCGGTACGCCCGAAGTTGCGCCATTAACCACCGGGCTGGGGGAGATTTACCAGTACGTCATCCATCCCAAAAAAGGATATGAAAAGAAATATGATGCCACCGAACTCCGCACCATTCAGGACTGGATTGTTCGCCGCCAGCTGCTGGGTGTAGAGGGCATTGCAGATGTCAGCAGTTTTGGGGGATACCTCAAGCAGTATGAGATTGCCCTCAATCCCGACAAACTCAGGAGCATGGACATATCCATCAGCGATATTTTTAAGGCGCTTGAAAAAAACAACCAGAATACCGGCGGATCTTACATTGATAAGAAACCCAATGCCTATTTTATCCGAAGCGAGGGACTTATCAAAAGTATAGCGGATATTGAGAACATTGTGGTGCGGACCAATGAGAACAGCATCCCAGTGCTGATCCGAAATGTAGCTGAGGTGAGGATTGGTGCGGCCACCCGTTATGGTGCCATGACCAGAAATGATCAGGGCGAAGTAGTAGGGGCAGTAGTGATGATGCTTAAAGGTGCCAATTCTTCCAAGGTTATTGCCAACGTAAAAACCCGGATGGATCAGATCGCAAAGAACCTTCCCGAAGGAGTTGTTATCGAGCCATTCCTCGATCGTACCAAACTGGTAAACAGTGCTATTGGTACAGTGACCAAAAACCTGGCAGAAGGTGCCTTAATTGTGATCTTTGTGCTGGTACTGCTTTTGGGAAATTTCCGTGCCGGACTCATCGTAGCCTCGGTTATTCCACTTGCCATGCTGTTTGCGGTATGCCTGATGAACCTTTTTGGCGTCAGTGGAAACCTGATGAGCCTGGGTGCCATTGATTTCGGCCTGATTGTAGATGGTGCGGTAATCATAGTAGAAGCTTCCCTTCACCACCTGGGGATCCGAAAGAACAAAAACAGGTTAAGCCAGCAGGAGATGGATACAGAGATTTTTGAATCTGCATCCAAGATCCGTAACAGCGCCGCTTTCGGCGAGATTATTATCCTCATCGTGTACCTGCCGATTCTGGCACTGGTGGGTATAGAAGGCAAAATGTTCAGGCCTATGGCCCAAACCGTGGCTTTTGCAATCCTGGGTGCCTTCATCTTATCCTTAACTTATGTACCAATGATGAGTGCGCTGTTCCTGAACAAAACCATCAGCACCAAAAGAAATATCTCAGACAAAATCATGTCCTTTTTTCAAAGGGTGTATACGCCAATGCTCAATTTTGCGCTTCGGGTGCGGGTGGCCGTGGTGGGCATTGCAATCGGGTTATTTGTCATTTGTCTTATTATTTTCAATTACCTGGGCGCAGAATTTATTCCCACATTAGAGGAAGGCGATTTTGCCGTAGAAACCAGGGTGCTTACCGGAAGCAGTCTTTCTCAAACCATCGAAGCATCTACACGGGCAGCAAAGGTATTAAAGGCCAATTTTCCTGAGGTAAAAGAAGTAATCGGAAAGATCGGCTCCAGCGAGATTCCCACCGACCCCATGCCGGTAGAAGCCTGTGATCTGATCATCATCTTAAAGGATAAGGGCGACTGGACAAATGCTTCGACCAGGGATGAACTTGCCGAAAAAATGCAGGCCAAACTGGAACAGTATATTCCGGGGGTTACTTTTGGGTTCCAGCAGCCCATACAGATGCGCTTTAATGAACTCATGACCGGTGCAAGGCAGGATGTGGTGATCAAGGTTTATGGCGAAGATTTTTCGAAGCTGAGTGGCTACGCATCAAAAATCGGCGCTATCGCCGGAAAAATCGAAGGCGCTGAGGATGTGTATGTTGAACAGGCCTCCGGGCTGCCTCAGGTGATCATTAAATTTCACCGCGAAAAAATTGCGCAGTTCGGATTGAATATTGAGGATGTGAATACCGCTATCCGCTCGGGTTTTGCCGGAGAGGTTGCAGGTCTTGTATTTGAGGGTGAAAAGCGATTCGATATGGTTGTCCGCCTGGAAAAAGAAAACAGGCAGTCACTGGAAGATGTGAAAAACCTCTTCGTAACCGCACCCAATGGCAACCAGATCCCGCTTGAACAGCTGGCGGATATCGAGTACAAAGAAGGGCCAAACCAGATCCAACGCGATGATGCAAAGCGGCGGATTACCGTTGGTTTTAATGTGAGGGGAAGAGATGTGGAAAGTATCGTCAAGGAAATCCAGCAGAAGATTGATGCGGAGGTTAAGTTTTCGCCAGGCTATTACCCAACTTTTGGCGGTACTTTTGAGAACCTGCAGGCCGCCACTAAAAGATTGGGGATTGCCGTTCCACTGGCACTACTGCTCATTTTACTGTTGCTCTATCTTACTTTTTCATCCATTAAACATGCGCTTTTAATTTTTACGGCAATTCCACTGTCGGCTATTGGTGGCGTATTCGCGCTATGGGCACGGGCTATGCCATTTAGTATTTCTGCGGGCATCGGCTTTATCGCACTTTTTGGTGTGGCGGTACTAAATGGTATCGTGCTGATCAGTGAATTTAACAGGTTAAAAAAAGAAGGAATGAAAGATATGCTCGAAATTATTAAAACAGGAACTTCGGTCAGGCTTCGTCCGGTGATTATGACGGCACTTGTGGCTTCACTGGGCTTTCTTCCGATGGCCATCTCGGGTGGAAGCGGTGCTGAAGTACAACGCCCCTTGGCAACCGTTGTTATCGGCGGACTAATCTCTGCAACACTGCTTACCCTTTTGGTGCTTCCGGTACTTTATATCTGGGTAGAAAAAATAGGCAGGAAAAAAATAAAAATAACTCCGGTAGCGGGAATAATGGTGCTGTTTGTTGTCCTGTTTGGATTGCAACCTGCAAATGCCCAGACGGCATTAACCCTTGAGCAGGCCGTATCTTCGGCGTTGGAAAATAACAAGGCAATCAGCGGGGCGAACCTCGGCGTAGGGCTGCAGCAGGCGCTGCGGAAAAGTGCCTTTGAAATGCCCAAAACTGAAGTGTCTATGCTTTACGGGCAGTACAACAGTCTGGTTAAAAACGACAACAACTTTACCGTTTCGCAAAGTATTCCTTTCCCCACACTTTTTGCTGCAAATGCGGCACTCGGGGATGAACGCATTAAAGCAGGCCAGCTTCAGGTGGCTTCGGGTAAAAATGAACTCATTTTTCAGGTCAAGACCGTTTATACGAATCTTCAATACCTGTATTCGAAAGAAAAACTGCTGCTCGGGCAAGACAGCATTTACAAGGGTTTTGTGAAATCTGCTTCGCTGAAGTACAAAACAGGCGAGGGGAACCTGCTCGAAAAGGTCGCCGCCGAGACCCAGCTCAAGGAGGTACAGAACCTGCTCGATCAAAACCAGTCTGATATCGAAATTTATACCGCGCAGATGGCTACGCTTCTGGGCAGGAATGGAGCTCCCCTAATTGCCGACAAGTTTTTAAAAGAAACACCCGAAGTTTCGATTGGAGATACGGCGCTGTTAAATGAAAATCCGGCCATTGCTTATTTCAGGCAACAGATCGTGATCGCCGAAAAACAGCGGAAAGTCGAACTTGCCAAAGCATTACCCGATTTTACACTTGGCTATTTTAACCAGTCGCTAACGGGTTTTCAAAACGTTAACGGAAATGATGTTTTCTTTGGCCGTGACAAACGTTTTCAGGGCTTTCAGGTGGGCCTTTCTGTTCCGCTATTTTACAGGTCCCATGCTGCGAAGGCAAAAGCCGCATTGATTAACAGGGATATGGCCTCGAACGACCTGGAACTTCAGCAGCGAAAACTAACTGGCCAGTATCAGCAAGCCCTGGGCGAATACCTGAAAAACAGGAAACGTTACGACTATTTTCTGACTTCGGCGCTGGCCAATGCCGCACTGATTTTAAAAAACAGCCGGATTGCCTATCAGAACGGAGAAATAGGTTATTCGGAATACCTGCTGAACCTTAAACAGGCAAATGGTATTTACGAGGGGCGCCTGATGGCCCTGCTCCAGTTAAGCCAGAGCATCAATCAGATTGAATTTTTAACCGGTAATCACCAATCATTATAA
- a CDS encoding xylose isomerase has protein sequence MTTRRNFLQTGILGLTAASLTNIPSVFSEPVQPNVAAKDAFKLAIAGYSFLNFNLDESLKMMKKVDVHYLCIKDFHLPFKSTAEEITAFHAKLKENNVVGYAVGPIYIKNKEEIDQAFDYAKRVGVDLLIGIPAHADLEYVAQKTKEYNIRYAIHNHGPQDKLYPNAESIYNLIKNLDQRVGICFDMGHNKRDGRDSVADLQKFSKRIFDMHLKNVTVAANEGTTCELGRGVIDIPAYVKMLRKVNYQGCCSLEYEKDMKDPLAGIAESVGYFKGVCDATR, from the coding sequence ATGACCACAAGAAGAAATTTTTTACAAACCGGAATATTGGGGCTAACTGCAGCCTCGCTGACCAATATTCCCTCAGTTTTCTCGGAGCCTGTTCAACCAAATGTTGCGGCTAAAGATGCTTTTAAATTAGCCATCGCCGGTTATAGCTTTCTGAACTTTAACCTCGATGAATCACTTAAAATGATGAAAAAGGTTGATGTACATTACCTCTGCATTAAAGACTTTCATTTGCCTTTTAAAAGTACAGCAGAAGAAATTACAGCCTTTCATGCTAAACTGAAAGAAAATAATGTAGTTGGATATGCCGTGGGACCTATTTACATCAAAAATAAGGAAGAGATTGATCAGGCATTTGATTATGCAAAAAGGGTAGGTGTTGATTTACTGATCGGAATTCCGGCCCATGCCGACCTGGAGTATGTGGCCCAAAAGACAAAGGAATATAATATTCGTTATGCCATTCATAACCATGGCCCCCAGGATAAACTATATCCAAATGCGGAAAGCATTTATAATCTGATTAAAAACCTGGATCAACGTGTTGGAATATGCTTTGATATGGGACATAACAAAAGAGATGGGCGGGATTCTGTTGCAGACCTTCAGAAATTCTCGAAACGGATTTTTGATATGCATTTAAAAAATGTAACGGTAGCGGCAAATGAAGGTACCACTTGCGAACTCGGTCGTGGTGTAATTGATATCCCGGCCTATGTAAAAATGCTGAGAAAGGTGAATTACCAGGGCTGCTGTAGTTTGGAATACGAAAAAGACATGAAAGATCCCTTAGCCGGAATAGCTGAATCAGTCGGCTATTTTAAGGGAGTTTGCGATGCTACCCGTTAA
- a CDS encoding efflux transporter periplasmic adaptor subunit, translating to MRSIYKYFILVSFPFYLAGCSRPNTEKEPEKEAVHEASDIVSLTPEQYKLSEITLGAIEQKELSGTTKVNGMLDLPPQSLVSISTPLEGIVKSTSMLQGKRVAKGALVAVMQNPEFIQMQQDYLDYKSQLQFLKQELDRQEELAKENVNSKKALQKARSEYQSVSARLLGQRSKLSIMNISFAALEKGQIQKTFNLYTPMAGYVTQVNTNIGAFASTTDVLFKIADTEHLHAELTVFEKDVPKLKLGQKVRFVLANEEKERMATVYLIGREISKERTVQIHCHLDQEDTQLLPGMYLKAYVESGMNKVEALPDAAIVEFEGKKFVFIDQPAAKGTNPYRYRMMEVKTGVAENGYTQVSFAEQIGEGRVVIKGAYDLLSKVKNAEEEGEEH from the coding sequence ATGAGATCTATATATAAATATTTTATCCTGGTATCCTTTCCATTTTATCTGGCTGGTTGTAGCCGTCCCAATACGGAAAAGGAGCCCGAAAAAGAGGCCGTTCACGAAGCAAGTGATATCGTAAGCCTTACCCCGGAGCAGTATAAGTTATCGGAAATTACGCTGGGCGCTATAGAGCAGAAAGAATTAAGCGGAACAACCAAAGTAAATGGCATGCTTGATCTTCCTCCGCAAAGCCTGGTATCTATCTCCACACCGCTGGAAGGGATTGTAAAAAGCACCAGTATGCTGCAAGGAAAGCGTGTAGCCAAGGGGGCGCTTGTGGCGGTAATGCAGAACCCGGAATTCATTCAGATGCAACAAGACTATCTGGATTATAAAAGTCAGCTGCAGTTTTTAAAACAGGAGCTCGATCGCCAGGAAGAACTGGCAAAGGAAAACGTCAATTCTAAAAAAGCACTGCAGAAAGCAAGGAGCGAATACCAGAGTGTGAGCGCCAGATTACTGGGACAACGTTCAAAACTTTCGATTATGAATATCAGTTTCGCAGCACTTGAGAAAGGACAGATCCAGAAAACCTTTAACCTCTATACCCCAATGGCGGGTTATGTTACGCAGGTGAACACCAATATAGGTGCTTTTGCCAGTACCACTGATGTGTTGTTCAAAATTGCCGATACCGAGCACCTGCATGCAGAGCTTACGGTATTTGAAAAGGATGTTCCTAAACTTAAGCTGGGGCAGAAGGTTCGCTTTGTACTGGCCAACGAGGAAAAGGAACGCATGGCCACGGTTTACCTCATCGGCAGGGAAATTAGTAAAGAGCGTACGGTACAGATTCACTGCCACCTGGATCAGGAAGATACACAGCTGCTTCCGGGCATGTACCTGAAAGCTTATGTGGAAAGCGGCATGAATAAGGTAGAAGCCTTACCCGATGCGGCCATTGTTGAATTTGAAGGCAAAAAATTCGTGTTTATCGATCAGCCTGCTGCTAAGGGCACCAACCCTTACCGGTACCGGATGATGGAAGTAAAAACAGGTGTTGCCGAAAACGGTTATACACAGGTTTCTTTTGCGGAGCAGATCGGTGAGGGGAGGGTGGTGATAAAAGGCGCGTACGATCTGTTAAGTAAGGTGAAAAATGCGGAAGAGGAAGGCGAGGAACATTAA
- a CDS encoding AraC family transcriptional regulator codes for MIIDHKKYDLFGKAIIQNIRIKAPFTFDFPITDNACFLYMLQGEMQYHRNEDRVNIPHKHALFLNCIQASKTISNLNEGGVNEMMVVNFHPDILKRIYDREMPAILQATGRMVSNKSAEVLSNNFLIEKYIEGLLFYFQHPALVNEDILVLKLKEIILLLAQTANARAIQTIFAQLFSPATYTFKQIIEANLFEQLNIDALAQLNNLSLSSFKREFARHYNDTPANYIKTKRLEKAAELLLISNERIKDIAFNCGYNDLANFTKSFRDKYKCTPSDFRERQ; via the coding sequence ATGATCATTGACCATAAAAAATACGATTTGTTTGGTAAAGCCATTATCCAGAACATCAGGATCAAGGCACCTTTTACCTTCGATTTTCCCATTACCGATAATGCCTGTTTTTTATACATGTTACAGGGTGAAATGCAATATCACCGCAACGAAGATCGCGTAAATATACCGCATAAACACGCTTTGTTTTTAAATTGTATACAAGCCAGCAAAACCATCAGTAACTTAAATGAAGGAGGTGTTAACGAAATGATGGTCGTTAATTTTCATCCCGATATTTTAAAACGGATTTACGACCGGGAGATGCCCGCTATCCTTCAGGCAACCGGCCGTATGGTTTCGAACAAAAGTGCCGAAGTGTTAAGCAACAATTTTTTAATCGAAAAATATATCGAAGGTTTGCTGTTTTATTTTCAGCATCCCGCACTGGTTAACGAAGATATACTGGTTTTAAAGTTAAAAGAAATTATCCTGCTGCTGGCCCAAACTGCTAATGCTCGGGCCATACAAACCATATTTGCACAGCTTTTTTCGCCTGCTACCTATACCTTTAAGCAAATTATTGAGGCCAACCTGTTCGAACAACTCAATATCGATGCCCTGGCACAACTGAATAATTTGAGTTTATCGTCTTTTAAACGCGAATTTGCCAGACATTACAACGATACACCAGCCAATTATATCAAAACCAAAAGGCTCGAAAAAGCGGCCGAACTGCTCTTAATTTCAAACGAAAGGATTAAAGACATTGCTTTTAATTGTGGTTATAATGATCTGGCCAATTTTACCAAAAGCTTTCGCGATAAGTATAAGTGTACACCCAGTGATTTTCGGGAACGCCAGTAA